The Deltaproteobacteria bacterium CG2_30_66_27 genome has a segment encoding these proteins:
- a CDS encoding CarD family transcriptional regulator has translation MDFKAGDMAVYPAHGVGIIEKIETKCFNDGKKESFYVLRILDTGITIMIPKGNAEQVGLRAIMDASAVRSVYKILREREVELEPKPWNRRYRMYMEKLKSGSPFDIAEVLRNLLLLKTGKALSFGERKMLDSARSLLVKEISIAKSVTEDAVEADLRRFLNL, from the coding sequence ATGGATTTCAAGGCAGGGGATATGGCGGTGTACCCAGCGCACGGTGTCGGCATCATCGAGAAGATCGAGACGAAGTGCTTCAACGACGGCAAGAAGGAGTCGTTCTACGTACTGAGGATCCTCGACACGGGGATCACGATCATGATCCCGAAGGGAAACGCGGAACAGGTCGGGCTTCGGGCGATCATGGACGCCTCGGCGGTCCGCTCCGTCTACAAGATCCTGAGGGAGCGCGAGGTGGAGCTCGAGCCGAAGCCGTGGAACCGGAGGTACCGGATGTACATGGAAAAGCTCAAATCCGGCTCTCCCTTCGATATCGCCGAGGTGCTGCGCAACCTTCTGCTCCTGAAGACCGGGAAGGCCCTCTCCTTCGGCGAGCGCAAGATGCTCGATTCGGCGCGTTCCCTGCTCGTGAAAGAGATCTCCATCGCGAAATCCGTCACGGAGGATGCCGTCGAGGCGGACCTTCGCCGTTTCCTGAACCTGTAG